From the Phycisphaerales bacterium genome, the window CATTATTGGGAATGAGTCTAATGACCGCGTGATCGGAAGACTCCTGGACACTAAAGGCGCACAGATGGACTGTGATTGAGTCCTCAAAATGCCGAAGCATCTCTAGCAACTTACCAGGCTTATTATCAAGAAACACACTGAACTGCCGAACGGTTGGCGGCGCATATCTCTGCAACGTTTCCGCAGCATTAAACTGACTCATAGTCACCTCAGTAACCCGACCACTCTGTTCGATAAACCATGCCCTGGATGCCCAGTAGCACAGTGACCACAGCTCCAAAGTCTAACATTCAAAGATCCGCTAAGGCAAGAAAAACAAATGAGGAATAAGTTCTAGATGCCTTCTGGATCCACAAAGGCGACCTCAGCCACAGCTGGCGCAAATCCTGCTCTTGCCATCTCGCTGAGAAGCTGCTCGACAGCCTGCCGACCAGCATCCCCAAGATCGAGCGTGAGTTGATTCACGTACATCTCAACAAAGCGATCGATTGTCTGCCTTCGATCAGCTGGCCGCTGATCGCTCTGCTCAAACGCCAGACACTGATCAAGCGCGACCTGACGATTCGCCATCGAGTAAGCAATACTCTGCCGCAACAGACCCACGATACGTGCTGCAGACCCAGGCCCCCATCGCTTATCTAAATCGCGGCGAATTACATTACCTCCCAAAGGCAATGGGCCGCCCGAATGCTGTTGCCACCACTGCCCAAGATCACTGACAAGATGCAGGCCTGAATCCATGTAGGTGAGCTGCCCTTCGTGGATAACAACACCCGCATCAACCTGCCCATTGCAAACTGCGTCTGGAATCGCCTCAAACGCCATTGGCAAATAACTTAGATTGTGATCGCCAAGCAAAAGCCTCGCCGTTGCATATCCACTGGTGCGCATACCGGCGACGCCGATCACGCCGCCATGCTTTTGGAGTTCTTCTACTGAGACCGGCTTCCGCGACACAAGCTTGGGACCATACCCCAAACCAAACGAAGAACCACAGGTGGTCAGTGCGTAGTCCTTTGAAATAGCTGGATAATGCGCCATGCTGATTCCAGTGATTTCAAGTTCGCCGCTCTCAGCCCGAACATTAAGCTCCTCGATGTCTGCAGGCACGAGCTCAAAACGAAAGGGCGCCGTGTCAATGACCGCGGGCTGATCTTCCGTTCCAGCCAACGGCCACCACATAAAAATATCGTCCGCATCGGGGCTATGACCAAGCCGAACATCCATTGTTTCTACAGCATCTTTGCTCATGAGTTTGCCACACCTGATTCAATACATGGTGTATCGGGACTCAGCATTCTTCGCATAATCTTGCCTGTCGGATTCCGTGGCAGGGATTCAACCCGACGAATTTCTCGCGGCACCTTGAATTGAGGAAGACCATTGCGACAGAATTTTCGAATGGCCATCGAATCGAAGACCGCCCCATCCAAGAGTTCAACAAAAGCCAAAGGAACTTCACCCCTATTCGGATCCTGCTGCCCAATCACTGCACAGTCATGCACATCTGGATGAGCATTGAGCACTTCCTCGATTTCTCGAGGAAAAACATTCTCACCACCAATAATGAGCATCTCTTTAATGCGACCCGTAATGTAAAGATGCCCATCATCATCAATTCGTCCCATATCGCCTGTCTTAAAAAACCCATCGCCATCAAAGACTGATGCCGTCTCGTCTGGAAGCTTGTAGTAGCCCTGCATCACGTTCGGACCCTTAATTCGAATTTCACCATCTTCATTAGGACCAAGCACGACTTCATTTGTGTCGACAATTCGTTCTTCCACACGCGGCAACGCCTGGCCAACTGAGCCCTTTCGCCGATCTTGAGGACGGCACCAATTCGTAACAGGCGCCGTCTCAGTGAGTCCATACCCCTGATCAATGGTCACCCCAAAACGCTTCTGATACCCCTCTGAAACTGCTTCTGGTAAAGGCTCACCACCAGAAACCAGATAGATAAAGTGTTCAAAGTCATCTGGTTTGGCATCTTTGGCTGCAAGAAGCGCATTGAACATTGATGGTATGGCAAACATTGCTGTCGGCTTGTGCTTACGAATCAACCCTAATACCCGAGATGGTTGAAATCTTGCTGAGTACACAACGCGACATCCAACCATCAGTGGCAGCACTGTCATGACCGTAA encodes:
- a CDS encoding ABC transporter substrate-binding protein — protein: MSKDAVETMDVRLGHSPDADDIFMWWPLAGTEDQPAVIDTAPFRFELVPADIEELNVRAESGELEITGISMAHYPAISKDYALTTCGSSFGLGYGPKLVSRKPVSVEELQKHGGVIGVAGMRTSGYATARLLLGDHNLSYLPMAFEAIPDAVCNGQVDAGVVIHEGQLTYMDSGLHLVSDLGQWWQQHSGGPLPLGGNVIRRDLDKRWGPGSAARIVGLLRQSIAYSMANRQVALDQCLAFEQSDQRPADRRQTIDRFVEMYVNQLTLDLGDAGRQAVEQLLSEMARAGFAPAVAEVAFVDPEGI
- a CDS encoding AMP-binding protein, whose protein sequence is MGPVHLALRRLLWRPFRVVAIDDHRSWRGIHLYLGALHLASIIEKATDNQKVGIMLPTSGFFSMSLLATWMLGRTVVPLNYLLSEKERAYICEDAGLDTVITVGQMIEAVGDLPASIKQIRLEDESFKGLPKFRRAARMPDDAKAVILYTSGTSGKPKGVVLTSKNIAANVMQCVEWAELNRQIVFLGLLPQFHSFGFTVMTVLPLMVGCRVVYSARFQPSRVLGLIRKHKPTAMFAIPSMFNALLAAKDAKPDDFEHFIYLVSGGEPLPEAVSEGYQKRFGVTIDQGYGLTETAPVTNWCRPQDRRKGSVGQALPRVEERIVDTNEVVLGPNEDGEIRIKGPNVMQGYYKLPDETASVFDGDGFFKTGDMGRIDDDGHLYITGRIKEMLIIGGENVFPREIEEVLNAHPDVHDCAVIGQQDPNRGEVPLAFVELLDGAVFDSMAIRKFCRNGLPQFKVPREIRRVESLPRNPTGKIMRRMLSPDTPCIESGVANS